A stretch of the TM7 phylum sp. oral taxon 349 genome encodes the following:
- a CDS encoding IS1595 family transposase, whose amino-acid sequence MSNIPNFASNKKCWRLINKLVFGEEVSCPLCGCELQENYLSRYLWCKICRKKLRATAWHGSWLYGMKLSSKQLFKLIWCWQNRKSVEAAILFAGVSYPTVARWFSRFRENLPDAATMLEGLIQADESYFSKLKSKQATYIVTGAIEQDTGRLALRITGGFHDGRSQDVLEQFIQDSVKPGSLIITDKWYGYDELPLLGYEHESHNHSRGDFANTNKAELIWSVAKRHMRKLYGQRILTHQLEELCKEWMARANRPKLFEDPMTYLRFTLDVPG is encoded by the coding sequence ATGTCTAACATACCAAACTTTGCCAGCAATAAGAAGTGCTGGAGGCTTATCAACAAGCTTGTCTTTGGGGAGGAGGTGTCGTGCCCGCTCTGCGGGTGCGAGCTGCAAGAAAACTACCTCTCAAGATATCTCTGGTGCAAAATATGCCGCAAAAAGCTCAGAGCCACTGCCTGGCATGGTTCCTGGCTGTATGGCATGAAGCTGTCGTCCAAACAACTATTCAAGCTAATCTGGTGCTGGCAGAATCGTAAAAGTGTTGAGGCGGCTATACTGTTTGCTGGCGTTAGTTATCCAACTGTAGCTAGATGGTTCTCCCGCTTTCGAGAGAACCTGCCAGACGCTGCAACAATGCTAGAAGGCTTAATCCAAGCCGACGAAAGCTACTTCTCAAAGCTCAAGAGTAAACAAGCTACCTACATAGTTACTGGCGCCATTGAGCAGGATACCGGGCGCTTAGCCTTGCGTATAACCGGCGGCTTCCATGACGGACGAAGCCAAGATGTGCTTGAACAGTTCATCCAAGACAGCGTAAAACCAGGCAGCCTAATTATTACCGACAAATGGTACGGTTACGACGAATTACCGCTCCTAGGCTACGAGCATGAAAGCCACAACCACAGCAGAGGCGACTTTGCTAATACCAACAAAGCTGAGCTAATTTGGAGCGTAGCCAAGCGCCACATGCGCAAACTCTACGGACAACGCATCCTAACCCACCAACTAGAAGAACTCTGCAAAGAATGGATGGCAAGAGCCAACCGCCCCAAGCTATTCGAGGACCCGATGACTTACCTGCGCTTTACTTTGGATGTTCCGGGTTAG